A window from Manis javanica isolate MJ-LG chromosome 10, MJ_LKY, whole genome shotgun sequence encodes these proteins:
- the MSRB1 gene encoding methionine-R-sulfoxide reductase B1 — MSFCSFFGGEVFQNHFEPGIYACAKCGYELFSSRSKYAHSSPWPAFTETIHTDSVAKRPEHNRPEALKVSCGRCGNGLGHEFLNDGPKRGQSRFUIFSSSLKFIPKGKDTSASQAQ, encoded by the exons ATGTCCTTCTGCAGCTTCTTCGGGGGCGAGGTCTTCCAGAACCACTTCGAGCCGG GCATCTACGCTTGTGCTAAGTGTGGCTATGAGCTCTTCTCCAGCCGCTCCAAGTATGCCCATTCGTCCCCATGGCCGGCCTTCACTGAGACCATCCACACTGACAGTGTGGCCAAGCGTCCGGAGCACAATCGGCCTGAAGCCTTAAAg GTGTCCTGTGGCAGGTGTGGCAACGGGCTGGGCCATGAGTTCCTGAACGACGGCCCCAAGCGGGGGCAGTCCCGCTTCTGAATATTCAGCAGCTCTCTGAAGTTCATCCCTAAAG GCAAAGACACTTCTGCCTCCCAGGCGCAGTAG